The nucleotide sequence ACGGGTACGGGCGAGCGCACCGCCCTCGCCGGCATCATGCGCCTCGTGCAGCAGGCGCAGACGTCCCGCTCGCGCGCCCAGGCGCTGGCCGACCGTGCGGCGTTCTGGTTGACCTGGGTGGCGCTCGGCGCCGGCGCCGTGACGTTCGCCGCGTGGCTGCTCGCCGGCGCGAGCGCTGCCACGGCGGTGGAGCGCCTGGTCACCGTGCTCGTGATCGCCTGCCCGCACGCTCTCGGCCTGGCCGTGCCGCTCGTCCTCGCGATCTCGACGACGCTCGGCGCGCGGGGTGGGCTGCTCGTGCGCGACCGCCGCGGGCTCGAGGAGGCGCGCAACCTGACGGCCGTCGTCTTCGACAAGACGGGGACGCTCACGCTCGGTGAGCACCGTGTGGTCGCGCTCCGCACCACGGCCGGACTCGCGGAGGACGAGGCGCTGCGGCTCGCGGCCGCCGTCGAGCGCGATGCCGAACACCCCGTGGCGCGCGCCATAGTGAAGAGCGCCGAGGAGCGCGGGCTGGCGGTCCCCGCGGCTCAGGGATTCGAGGCGATCCCCGGACGCGGCGTTCGGGCCACGGTGGACGGCCGCCAGTTCGCCGAGGGCGGGCCGAACCTCCTCGCGAGCCTCGGCGTGACGCCCGCGCCCGAGCTGCAGCGATTCGCCGAGGAGGCGGCCGGGCGCGGGCAGGGGGTCATCTACCTCGTCGAGGGCGGGCGGACGCTCGCCGCCCTCACGGTCGCCGACGCGGTGCGCCCCGAGTCGGCGGAGGCCGTCCGCACGCTGCACGACGCGGGGCTCGAGGTCGTCATGATGACGGGCGACGCGCGGGCCGTGGCCGACGTGGTCGCGCGCGACCTCGGCATCGACACGGTGCTCGCGCAGGTCCTGCCGGAGGACAAGGCGGCGCACATCGAGCGCCTCCAGCGGCAGGGCAAGCGCGTGGCGATGGTCGGCGACGGGGTGAACGACGCCCCGGCCCTGGTGACCGCCGACGTGGGCATCGCCATCGGCGCCGGCACCGACGTGGCCGTGGAGGCGGGCGACGTGGTGCTCGTGCGGAGCGACCCGCGCGACGTGCCGCGCATCATCAAGCTCTCGCGCGCCAGCTACCGGAAGATGGTGCAGAACCTCTGGTGGGCCGCCGGCTACAACATCGTGGCGATCCCGCTGGCGGCCGGGGTGCTCGCGCCGTGGGGCGTCGTCCTGACGCCGGCCGTGGGAGCCGTGCTCATGTCGCTCAGCACGATCATCGTTGCCGTCAACGCGCAGTTGCTGCGCCGCGCCGACCTGTAGGGCCTTGGTAGGGGCAACGCGACGGGGCGACCTGCTGGGCGGACCCGTCGATGGAAGGCGGGCCGCCGCGGCGGCGAGGCCGCCGGGGGGAACCCGCACGGGCGACGTCGAGCACGGCCCTTCCCGCACGGCTTGCCGGACGGTTTTACGGGTGGTAAAGTCACGCGGGTCCGCCCGGACTGACCCGGCACCGACGCGCCGCGCGGTCCGCCCCGACGATCTCCGCCCAAGGTTCCCGTGGCTCGCAGCTCCTCACGTCGCTCACGTAACGCCCGCCGCACCATCCGGCGGTCCGCGGCCGCCGTCGCGCTCCTCGGTATCGCCCTGACGGCGGAGACGGTCGCCGCGCACGACTTCTGGCTCGTCCCGGACGCGTTTACGCTGGCGTCGGGCGGCACGCTGTCGGTACGCGGCCAGACCAGCAGCCGCTTCCCGACGAGCGA is from Roseisolibacter agri and encodes:
- a CDS encoding heavy metal translocating P-type ATPase, yielding MVVHDHAAHDKHAGHSVAMFRDKFWLSLALTVPTLVWGHMLQRALGYTAPMWPGTRYIPAAFGTAVFLYGGTPFLQGAVREIRDRLPGMMTLIALAISVAFVFSAAVFLGFPGMPLWEELATLVTIMLLGHWLEMRSISQAQGALGELAKLLPSTAGRVTGVGAAERVEEVPVTELRNGDLVLVRPGANVPADGVVRAGRSAVNEALITGESAPVEKQEGDTVIAGAVNGSGSLRVEVTGTGERTALAGIMRLVQQAQTSRSRAQALADRAAFWLTWVALGAGAVTFAAWLLAGASAATAVERLVTVLVIACPHALGLAVPLVLAISTTLGARGGLLVRDRRGLEEARNLTAVVFDKTGTLTLGEHRVVALRTTAGLAEDEALRLAAAVERDAEHPVARAIVKSAEERGLAVPAAQGFEAIPGRGVRATVDGRQFAEGGPNLLASLGVTPAPELQRFAEEAAGRGQGVIYLVEGGRTLAALTVADAVRPESAEAVRTLHDAGLEVVMMTGDARAVADVVARDLGIDTVLAQVLPEDKAAHIERLQRQGKRVAMVGDGVNDAPALVTADVGIAIGAGTDVAVEAGDVVLVRSDPRDVPRIIKLSRASYRKMVQNLWWAAGYNIVAIPLAAGVLAPWGVVLTPAVGAVLMSLSTIIVAVNAQLLRRADL